The DNA segment CATGTCCATTTCATAGATCACATGCACAGAATTAACGTGTCTTGGCTGCCATTTCATATACTGAGAAACGACTTGGTTCTGAGTAACGCTTTCCAAATATACATCtctaaattttcttgtattattttttatgttttgaAGCAATTTCTATAAATTTATCACCCCCCCATAATTAAAGatctaaaaaaatgccCCGCTAGTATTCTTCCCGAAGCGAAAGATAAATGGAAGCAAGACTTTGGTTCACTCGGGATATGCTACGACCGCGACATGTTTATTGGAGAACACGATGCTTATTTCTGAACCAAATAATACCAAGAGGACGGCTAAAATTCATCTTGACAGACAAATACTTATGACAATACATATGGCTGACGGGACGGATATACACTGTATATGCGACCCCCGGGTAAACTGGCTTTCTACTTAACATTCTGAAACTGACCCTTAGCAGGCTTTTCGTAGCAGAGGACAGAAACCCATATTTTCAGAATTCCTTTAAATTCTATCTAGAACCGAACTATAGGAAGACGTCCACTGTGAACACATCACAAACATCGCGTTGCCATACGCAAAAACCTGATATATGCTACGGGACGACCGCAATTGTTGGATAATTTAAGCAGGTTACTGCATCGAAGCCGTCGAGCGTCCCCACTAATCAGATGCCGCATGTCGTAAACGCCTCCTGCACAATTGCAAACGCGATGTTCAATGGCTACCCAAATCTTCTCTTCGCGCATGCACGAGGGGTAAAGCGAGACAATAGAAAATGACTTTTATGGCGCCGGCACGTGCGATCATCGTGGCGGTTTTCTAGTGCGTACTTACTACATTGGGGAAATGTCACAAATTGTTGGATTGCCGCCGAACCAGCCCGACATCATTACTGACGCGGCAGCAAAGGGAGAAATATGtgacaaaaagaaaaaaaatgccgCTTCTGGCCGGGTAATTTGTAGGTCCGAGCTTCCACTAGGCCCGCCCACACACCGCTTCACGTGAACGCCCTCGCTTCACTACCAGAAAACCACCTTCCTTCCCCTTCCCCCGCCCCTGATAACGTCCACTAATTGAGCGATTACCTGAGCGgtattcttttattttgcaGCATGAGACTTGCAGTATGCGCAGTATGCAGGTCTCAAGTAGTAACGTCTCAAGGTCAGAACTGTATGGAAAACTTGTCACCTCACCTAATTTTAGCTGGCCTACCTTGCAAGTGAAGAGCTCTCCGTGATCAACCTCAAAGGAGGCTCTCCCCCGGAAACTGGCCCTTTTTTAGCACACATGATCTTCAGGTATTCATCATATAAATAGCTTTTGCAAATCGCAATTCACATACATctttcgtcttcttcttattcTCCCTTATTTTACTCTTATATTCTTTACTTATAAGTCTTCTTACAAAACCAAGCAACTGCTTATTAACACACAAACACTATATTCAAAATGGCTGTCTCCAAAGTTTACGCTAGATCCGTCTACGACTCCCGTGGTAACCCAACTGTCGAAGTCGAATTAACCACCGAAAAGGGTGTTTTCAGATCCATTGTCCCATCCGGTGCCTCTACCGGTATTCATGAGGCCTTGGAAATGAGAGATGGTGACAAATCCATGTGGATGGGTCAGGGTGTTTTGCATGCTGTCAAGAACGTCAACGATGTCATTGCTCCAGCTTTCGTCAAGGCTAACCTAGATGTCAAGAACCAAAAAGCCGTCGATGactttttgatttccttgGACGGTACTGCCAACAAGTCCAAGTTGGGTGCTAACGCTATCTTGGGTGTTTCCTTGGCTGCCTCTAGAGCTGCTGCCGCTGAAAAGAACGTTCCATTGTACAAGCATTTGGCTGACTTGTCCAAGTCTAAGACTTCCCCATACGTTTTGCCagttccatttttgaacgTCTTGAACGGTGGTTCCCACGCCGGTGGTGCTTTGGCTTTGCAAGAATTCATGATTGCTCCAACTGGTGCCAAGACCTTCGCTGAAGCTTTGAGAATTGGTTCCGAAGTTTACCACAACTTGAAGTCTTTGACCAAGAAGAGATACGGTGCCTCTGCCGGTAACGTCGGTGACGAAGGTGGTGTTGCTCCAAACATCCAAACTGCTGAAGAAGCTTTGGACTTGATTGTCGACGCCATCAAAGCCGCCGGTCACCACGGTAAGGTCCAGATCGGTTTGGACTGTGCCTCCTCTGAATTTTACAAGGACGGTAAGTACGACTTGGACTTCAAGAATCCAAACTCTGATAAATCCAAGTGGTTGTCTGGCCCTCAATTAGCTGACATGTACCACTCCTTGATGAAGAGATACCCAATTGTCTCCATTGAAGATCCATTTGCTGAAGATGACTGGGAAGCTTGGTCTCACTTTTTCAAGACCGCTGGTATTCAAATTGTTGCAGATGACTTGACTGTCACCAACCCAAAGAGAATTGCTACTGCTATCCAAAAGAAGGCTGCAGACGCTTTGTTGTTGAAGGTCAACCAAATCGGTACTTTGTCTGAATCCATCAAGGCTGCTCAAGACTCTTTTGCTGCCGGTTGGGGTGTCATGGTTTCCCACAGATCTGGTGAAACTGAAGACACTTTCATTGCTGACTTGGTTGTCGGTTTGAGAACTGGTCAAATCAAGACCGGTGCTCCAGCTAGATCCGAAAGATTGGCTAAGTTGAACCAATTGTTGAGAATCGAAGAAGAATTAGGTGA comes from the Saccharomyces kudriavzevii IFO 1802 strain IFO1802 genome assembly, chromosome: 7 genome and includes:
- the ENO1 gene encoding phosphopyruvate hydratase ENO1 (similar to Saccharomyces cerevisiae ENO1 (YGR254W) and ENO2 (YHR174W); ancestral locus Anc_5.62), giving the protein MAVSKVYARSVYDSRGNPTVEVELTTEKGVFRSIVPSGASTGIHEALEMRDGDKSMWMGQGVLHAVKNVNDVIAPAFVKANLDVKNQKAVDDFLISLDGTANKSKLGANAILGVSLAASRAAAAEKNVPLYKHLADLSKSKTSPYVLPVPFLNVLNGGSHAGGALALQEFMIAPTGAKTFAEALRIGSEVYHNLKSLTKKRYGASAGNVGDEGGVAPNIQTAEEALDLIVDAIKAAGHHGKVQIGLDCASSEFYKDGKYDLDFKNPNSDKSKWLSGPQLADMYHSLMKRYPIVSIEDPFAEDDWEAWSHFFKTAGIQIVADDLTVTNPKRIATAIQKKAADALLLKVNQIGTLSESIKAAQDSFAAGWGVMVSHRSGETEDTFIADLVVGLRTGQIKTGAPARSERLAKLNQLLRIEEELGDNAVFAGVNFHHGDKL